A window of Ictidomys tridecemlineatus isolate mIctTri1 chromosome 1, mIctTri1.hap1, whole genome shotgun sequence contains these coding sequences:
- the Canx gene encoding calnexin: protein MEGKWLLCMFLVLGATVVQAHDGHEDDMIDIEDDLDDVIEEVEDSKSDTSMPPSPKVTYKAPVPTGEVYFADSFDRGSLSGWILSKAKKDDTDDEIAKYDGKWEVDEMKETKLPGDKGLVLMSRAKHHAISAKLNKPFLFDTKPLIVQYEVNFQNGIECGGAYVKLLSKTPELNLDQFHDKTPYTIMFGPDKCGEDYKLHFIFRHKNPKTGVYEEKHAKRPDADLKTYFTDKKTHLYTLILNPDNSFEILVDQSVVNSGNLLNDMTPSVNPSREIEDPEDRKPEDWDERPKIPDPDAVKPDDWDEDAPAKIPDEEATKPEGWLDDEPEYIPDPDAEKPEDWDEDMDGEWEAPQIANPKCESASGCGVWQRPMIDNPNYKGKWKPPMIDNPNYQGIWKPRKIPNPDFFEDLEPFKMTPFSAIGLELWSMTSDIFFDNFIISGDRRVVDDWANDGWGLKKAADGAAEPGVVGQMLEAAEERPWLWVVYILTVALPVFLVILFCCSGKKQSNAMEYKKTDAPQPDVKEEEKEEEKEKGDEEEEGEEKLEEKQKSDAEEDGGTVSQEEEDRKPKAEEDEILNRSPRNRKPRRE, encoded by the exons ATGGAAGGGAAGTGGTTATTATGTATGTTTCTGGTCCTTGGAGCTACTGTTGTTCAGGCTCATGATGGGCATGAAGATGATATGATTGATATTGAGGATGACCTTGATGATGTCATTGAAGAGGTAGAAGACTCAAAATCAGATACCAGTATGCCTCCATCTCCAAAG GTCACCTACAAAGCTCCAGTTCCAacaggagaagtttattttgctGATTCCTTTGACAGAGGCTCTCTGTCAGG GTGGATTTTATCCAAAGCCAAGAAAGATGACACTGATGATGAAATTGCCAAATATGATG gaaagTGGGAGGTagatgaaatgaaggaaacaaagcTTCCAGGTGATAAAGGACTTGTATTGATGTCTCGAGCCAAGCACCATGCCATCTCTGCTAAATTGAACAAACCCTTCCTATTTGATACCAAGCCTCTCATTGTTCA GTATGAGGTTAATTTCCAAAATGGAATAGAGTGTGGAGGTGCTTATGTGAAACTGCTTTCCAAAACACCAGAACTCAACTTG GATCAATTCCACGACAAGACCCCCTATACAATTATGTTTGGTCCAGATAAATGTGGAGAAGATTATAAATTACACTTCATCTTTCGCCACAAAAACCCTAAGACGGGTGTATATGAAGAAAAGCACGCTAAGAGACCAGATGCAGATCTGAAGACCTATTTTACTGATAAGAAAACACATCTTTATACATTAA TCTTGAATCCAGATAATAGTTTTGAAATACTAGTTGACCAGTCTGTTGTGAATAGTGGAAATCTGCTGAATGACATGACTCCGTCTGTAAATCCTTCACGAGAAATTGAGGACCCAGAAGACCGGAAACCTGAGGACTGGGATGAAAGACCCAAAATCCCAGATCCTGATGCTGTGAAGCCAGATGACTG GGATGAAGATGCCCCTGCTAAAATACCAGATGAAGAGGCCACAAAACCTGAAGGATGGTTAGATGATGAGCCTGAATATATACCTGATCCAGATGCAGAGAAACCAGAGGATTG GGATGAGGACATGGATGGAGAATGGGAGGCTCCTCAGATTGCCAACCCTAAATGTGAGTCGGCCTCTGGGTGTGGTGTCTGGCAGCGACCGATGATTGACAACCCCAATTATAAGGGCAAATGGAAGCCTCCCATGATTGATAATCCTAACTACCAG GGAATCTGGAAACCTCGGAAAATACCAAATCCTGATTTCTTTGAAGATCTGGAGCCTTTCAAAATGACTCCTTTTAGTGCTATTGGTTTGGAGCTGTGGTCCATgacttctgacattttttttgaCAACTTCATCATTAGTGGGGATCGAAGAGTAGTTGATGATTGGGCCAATGATGGATGGGGCCTGAAGAAAGCAGCCGACGGAGCTGCTGAG ccaGGTGTAGTGGGGCAGATGCTTGAGGCAGCTGAGGAGCGCCCATGGCTCTGGGTGGTCTACATTTTGACTGTAGCTCTTCCCGTGTTCCTTGTCATCCTCTTCTGCTGTTCTGGAAAG AAACAGTCCAATGCTATGGAGTACAAGAAGACTGATGCTCCTCAACCAGAtgtgaaagaagaagagaaggaggaggagaaggaaaagggagatgaagaggaggaaggtGAAGAGAAACTTG aagaaaaacaaaaaagtgatgCTGAAGAAGATGGGGGCACTGTCAGTCAAGAGGAGGAAGATAGAAAACCTAAAGCAGAG GAGGATGAAATTTTGAACAGATCGccaagaaacagaaagccacGAAGAGAGTGA